The Pseudomonas kermanshahensis genome includes a window with the following:
- the fusA gene encoding elongation factor G yields the protein MARTTPIELYRNIGIVAHVDAGKTTTTERILFYTGVNHKMGEVHDGAATMDWMAQEQERGITITSAATTAFWQGSTKQFPDKYRFNIIDTPGHVDFTIEVERSLRVLDGAVVVFSGADGVEPQSETVWRQANKYHVPRLAYINKMDRQGADFLRVVKQIDKRLGHHPVPIQLAIGSEEHFVGQIDLVKMKAIYWNDADNGTTYREEAIPTELQALADEWRAHMIEAAAEANDELTTKFLEGEELSIDEIKAALRQRTIANEIVPTILGSSFKNKGVPLMLDAVIDYLPAPSEIPAIKGTHPDDEEQHLERHADDKEPFSALAFKIATDPFVGTLTFARVYSGVLSSGNAVLNSVKGKKERIGRMVQMHANQRAEIKDVCAGDIAALIGMKDVTTGDTLCDIDKPIILERMDFPDPVISVAVEPKTKADQEKMGIALGKLAQEDPSFRVRTDEETGQTIISGMGELHLDIIVDRMRREFNVEANIGKPQVAYREKIRNTCEIEGRFVRQSGGRGQYGHCWIRFAPGDEGKEGLEFINEIVGGVVPREYIPAIQKGIEEQMKNGVLAGYPLINLKAAVFDGSYHDVDSNEMAYKIAASMATKQLSQKGGAVLLEPVMKVEVVTPEEYQGDIMGDLSRRRGMIQDGDETPAGKVIRAEVPLGEMFGYATSMRSMTQGRASYTMEFIRYAEAPASIADGIVKKNRGE from the coding sequence ATGGCCCGTACAACGCCCATCGAGCTGTATCGCAATATCGGCATCGTCGCCCACGTGGATGCCGGCAAGACCACCACCACCGAGCGCATCCTGTTTTACACCGGGGTCAATCACAAGATGGGCGAGGTGCACGATGGCGCCGCGACCATGGACTGGATGGCCCAGGAACAGGAGCGCGGCATCACCATCACCTCGGCAGCCACCACGGCCTTCTGGCAGGGCTCGACCAAGCAGTTCCCCGACAAGTACCGCTTCAACATCATCGATACCCCTGGCCACGTCGACTTCACCATCGAGGTAGAACGCTCGCTGCGTGTGCTCGACGGCGCGGTGGTGGTGTTCAGCGGCGCCGACGGGGTCGAACCGCAATCGGAAACCGTGTGGCGCCAGGCCAACAAGTACCACGTGCCGCGCCTGGCCTACATCAACAAGATGGACCGCCAGGGTGCCGACTTCCTGCGCGTGGTCAAGCAGATCGACAAGCGCCTGGGGCATCACCCGGTGCCGATCCAGCTGGCCATCGGCAGCGAAGAGCACTTTGTCGGCCAGATCGACCTGGTGAAGATGAAGGCCATCTACTGGAACGATGCCGACAACGGCACCACCTACCGCGAAGAAGCGATCCCTACCGAGCTCCAGGCGCTCGCCGACGAATGGCGCGCGCACATGATCGAAGCCGCGGCAGAGGCCAACGATGAGCTGACCACGAAGTTTCTCGAAGGCGAGGAACTCAGCATCGACGAGATCAAGGCCGCCCTGCGCCAGCGCACCATTGCTAATGAAATTGTGCCGACCATCCTTGGCTCGTCGTTTAAGAACAAGGGCGTGCCGCTGATGCTCGATGCGGTCATCGACTACCTGCCCGCACCGTCGGAAATCCCGGCAATCAAGGGCACCCACCCGGACGATGAAGAACAGCACCTTGAGCGCCACGCCGACGACAAAGAGCCCTTCTCGGCCCTGGCCTTCAAGATTGCCACTGATCCGTTTGTCGGCACCCTCACCTTTGCCCGAGTGTATTCCGGGGTGCTCAGCTCCGGTAATGCCGTGCTCAACTCGGTCAAGGGCAAGAAGGAACGCATCGGCCGCATGGTGCAGATGCACGCCAACCAGCGCGCCGAAATCAAGGATGTGTGCGCCGGCGACATCGCCGCATTGATCGGCATGAAGGATGTCACCACCGGCGATACTTTGTGCGACATCGATAAGCCGATCATCCTAGAGCGCATGGACTTCCCCGACCCGGTGATCTCCGTAGCCGTGGAGCCTAAGACCAAGGCCGACCAAGAAAAAATGGGCATAGCCCTGGGCAAGCTGGCCCAGGAAGACCCGTCGTTCCGCGTGCGCACCGATGAGGAAACCGGCCAGACCATCATCTCCGGCATGGGCGAGTTGCACCTGGACATCATCGTCGACCGCATGCGCCGCGAGTTCAACGTCGAGGCCAATATCGGCAAGCCGCAGGTGGCCTATCGCGAGAAGATCCGCAACACCTGCGAGATCGAAGGCCGCTTCGTTCGCCAATCCGGCGGGCGCGGCCAATACGGCCACTGCTGGATCCGCTTCGCCCCGGGCGACGAAGGCAAGGAAGGCCTGGAATTCATCAACGAGATCGTCGGTGGCGTGGTACCCCGCGAGTACATCCCGGCCATCCAGAAAGGTATCGAAGAGCAGATGAAGAATGGCGTGCTCGCCGGCTACCCACTGATCAACTTGAAGGCAGCGGTGTTCGACGGCTCCTACCACGACGTCGACTCCAACGAAATGGCCTACAAGATAGCCGCGTCCATGGCCACCAAGCAGCTGTCGCAAAAAGGCGGGGCAGTGCTGCTAGAGCCGGTGATGAAGGTTGAGGTGGTGACCCCAGAGGAATACCAGGGCGACATCATGGGCGACCTGAGCCGGCGTCGCGGGATGATCCAGGATGGCGACGAGACGCCAGCCGGCAAGGTGATACGCGCCGAAGTGCCGCTGGGCGAAATGTTCGGCTATGCCACTTCCATGCGCTCGATGACCCAGGGCCGCGCCAGCTACACGATGGAGTTCATCCGCTATGCCGAGGCACCGGCCAGCATTGCTGACGGGATCGTGAAGAAGAACCGCGGGGAATAA
- a CDS encoding SulP family inorganic anion transporter, translated as MKPVRLRADLLAGLTTSIALVPECIAFALVAHLNPLMGLYGAFIICTLTALFGGRPGMISGAAGSMAVVIIALVVQHGVQYLLATVLLGGVVMILFGLLRLGKLVRLVPYPVMLGFVNGLAIVIALAQLEHFKQGGQWLSGSPLYLMVGLVALTMLVVYILPKLTRAVPPALVAILGVGLLVYLLGLPTRTLGDMAHIAGGLPQVTLPDVPWNLETFKIIAPYAVLMAMVGLLETLLTLNLTDEITESRGFPDRECVALGAANMVSGLCGGMGGCAMIGQTVINLSSNGRGRLSGVVAGVMILLFVLFLSPLIERIPLAALVGVMFVVAQQTFAWASLRVLHKVPVNDVLAIIAVTIVTVFTDLAVAVLFGIVIAAVNFAWQHARELYADSHEEAGGGKRYQVHGTLFFASTASFLNQFDTAKDPAQVTLDCQHLSFVDYSAVAALKTLRERYTKAGKHLRVVHLSERCKKLLKRAGEQL; from the coding sequence ATGAAACCCGTACGACTGCGCGCCGACCTGCTCGCCGGCCTGACCACTTCGATCGCCCTGGTGCCTGAGTGCATCGCCTTCGCCTTAGTGGCGCACCTCAACCCGCTGATGGGCCTGTATGGCGCTTTCATCATTTGTACCCTGACTGCACTGTTCGGCGGCCGTCCGGGCATGATTTCTGGTGCTGCCGGATCGATGGCGGTGGTGATCATCGCGCTGGTGGTGCAACACGGGGTGCAGTACTTGCTGGCCACGGTGCTGCTTGGCGGGGTGGTGATGATCTTGTTTGGCCTGCTGCGCCTGGGCAAGCTGGTGCGCCTGGTGCCTTACCCAGTGATGCTGGGCTTCGTCAACGGCCTGGCGATCGTCATCGCCCTGGCTCAGTTGGAGCACTTCAAGCAGGGCGGTCAGTGGCTCAGCGGTTCGCCGCTGTACCTGATGGTCGGCCTGGTGGCGCTGACCATGCTGGTGGTCTACATACTGCCCAAGCTGACCCGTGCCGTACCGCCCGCGCTGGTGGCCATCCTGGGGGTAGGCCTATTGGTGTACCTGCTGGGTTTGCCGACCCGCACCCTTGGCGACATGGCGCACATCGCCGGTGGCCTGCCGCAAGTAACGCTGCCGGATGTGCCGTGGAACCTTGAAACGTTCAAGATCATCGCACCCTACGCGGTTCTGATGGCCATGGTCGGCCTGCTGGAGACCCTGCTGACGCTTAACCTCACCGACGAAATCACCGAAAGCCGTGGCTTCCCAGACCGTGAGTGCGTGGCCCTGGGCGCCGCCAACATGGTTTCGGGCCTGTGCGGTGGCATGGGCGGCTGCGCGATGATCGGGCAGACGGTGATCAACCTCAGCTCCAATGGCCGCGGCCGGCTATCGGGCGTGGTTGCCGGGGTGATGATCCTGCTGTTCGTGTTGTTCTTGTCGCCGCTGATCGAGCGTATTCCGCTGGCAGCCCTGGTGGGGGTGATGTTCGTGGTTGCCCAGCAGACCTTCGCCTGGGCCTCGTTGCGCGTGTTGCACAAGGTGCCGGTGAACGATGTGCTGGCGATCATTGCGGTGACCATCGTCACGGTGTTCACCGACCTGGCCGTAGCGGTACTGTTTGGTATTGTCATCGCGGCGGTGAACTTTGCCTGGCAGCATGCGCGGGAGCTGTATGCCGACAGCCACGAGGAAGCGGGCGGCGGCAAGCGTTATCAGGTACATGGCACGTTGTTCTTTGCCTCGACCGCCTCGTTCCTCAACCAGTTCGATACGGCGAAGGATCCGGCGCAGGTTACGCTGGACTGCCAGCATTTGAGCTTTGTCGATTATTCGGCAGTTGCGGCGCTGAAAACCTTGCGTGAGCGGTATACCAAGGCGGGCAAGCATTTGCGCGTGGTGCACTTGTCGGAGCGGTGCAAGAAGCTGTTGAAGCGGGCTGGCGAGCAGCTCTGA